In Plasmodium falciparum 3D7 genome assembly, chromosome: 6, the following proteins share a genomic window:
- a CDS encoding cdc2-related protein kinase 5, which yields MFGITLTKCKIYFNNIYSTVSLEEKLGGGTYGDVYKGKVIKYNNNNNNNDLYQNTNYLPYDYYTDEFVFFRKNVYAIKFFRDDLRTINEEGISCTTLRELSCLKNIGRHPNILRLIDVTIDRQKLISEYINRQILQHYTSNYHHHHHSKLDITPLAADQKFIFAAYEYCDGGDLKKLIQKTKISDDQAGLNLKEAKWLSFQLLNGLAYLHNNKMCHRDLKPENVMLQETSNHKYLLKIGDLGLCRELKNDGDMTPTVCTIYYRPLEVLLSKFELSNKHHHKSHATNHRRDDNDDDEDEDDDDDEDEDDDDEEEEDDDVDENVEVKLHGRNKTSSNNKNNNNKNHNSNINYNNHNWSRRKNKMKKKKKKKKKKKEQDDDYYNKDFQYGLNVDIWSAACIICELIIGRPLFKGVTEFDLIIRIVNSLGKPNKDELEFFSNSRFYPLKEDFFNVHIKNKKDALNVITNGRIDELGIDLLVKMLKYNPNDRITAADALSHPWFSDIRFDNLDGIGVYNWYVHCLKYYIGIKTFREIEQKKKNLLTTTMISHFLCKSNDKYAKVIFKLINDTFKNLGGYKKSGRRSFAIFSDKYAHDEKNTNGFIKRASIKVLNDMKEKNVKETKEEFSFYDESTTYMTPPTSVKRRKFNRSSYHVMNPEHSYEFTNKIRMKRNLSIPDFSTPDKSIQKQKKIKAATTKNKASHLEFSHF from the coding sequence ATGTTTGGAATTACATTAACAAAGTGCAAAATATActtcaataatatatattcgaCCGTATCTCTCGAAGAAAAATTAGGGGGGGGCACCTATGGTGACGTGTACAAAGGgaaagtaataaaatataataataataataataataatgatttatatcaaaatacaaattatttaccttatgattattatactgatgaatttgttttttttcgtaAAAATGTTTATGCCATAAAATTTTTTCGAGACGATTTAAGGACCATAAATGAAGAAGGTATAAGTTGTACAACATTAAGAGAATTAAGctgtttaaaaaatattgggAGGCATCCTAATATCCTTCGTTTAATAGATGTTACTATAGATAGACAAAAGCTTATaagtgaatatataaatagacaGATATTACAACATTATACATcaaattatcatcatcatcatcatagtAAATTAGATATCACACCCTTGGCAGCTGATCAGAAATTTATTTTTGCTGCTTATGAATATTGTGATGGTGGAGATCTAAAAAAGCTTatacaaaaaacaaaaattagtGATGATCAAGCGGGACTTAATTTGAAAGAAGCCAAATGGCTATCCTTCCAACTATTAAATGGATTAGcttatttacataataataaaatgtgtcATAGAGATTTGAAACCTGAGAATGTTATGTTACAAGAGACATCTAATCATAagtatcttttaaaaattggAGATTTAGGTTTATGCAGAGAATTAAAAAACGATGGTGACATGACACCTACTGTTTGTACAATATATTACCGACCTTTGGAAGTGCTGCTTTCGAAATTTGAATTATCTAATAAGCATCATCATAAAAGTCATGCAACAAATCATAGAAGGGATGacaatgatgatgatgaagatgaagatgatgatgatgatgaagatgaagatgatgatgatgaagaagaagaagatgacGATGTAGATGAAAATGTAGAAGTAAAATTACATGGTCGTAATAAAactagtagtaataataaaaataataataacaaaaaccATAATAGTaacattaattataataaccaCAATTGGAGTCGtcgtaaaaataaaatgaaaaaaaaaaaaaaaaaaaagaaaaaaaaaaaagagcaagatgatgattattataataaagattTTCAATATGGTTTAAATGTTGATATATGGTCAGCTGCATGCATTATATGTGAACTTATTATTGGAAGACCTCTTTTTAAAGGAGTCACAGAATTCGATTTGATTATTAGGATCGTTAATTCTTTAGGTAAACCTAATAAAGATGAACTAGAATTTTTTAGTAATTCCCGTTTTTATCCTTTAAAGGAggatttttttaatgttcatataaaaaataaaaaggatgcTTTAAACGTTATTACGAATGGACGAATAGACGAGTTAGGTATTGATTTGCTTGTTAAGATGTTGAAATATAATCCGAATGATCGTATTACGGCAGCTGATGCTTTATCGCATCCTTGGTTTTCAGATATAAGATTTGATAACTTGGATGGTATAGGTGTTTATAATTGGTATGTACattgtttaaaatattatattggtATTAAAACTTTTAGAGAaattgaacaaaaaaaaaaaaatttacttACGACAACTATGATTTctcattttttatgtaaatcAAATGATAAGTATGCTAAGGTTATTTTTAAGTTAATTAATGATACCTTTAAAAATTTAGgaggatataaaaaaagtggACGAAGATCTTTTGCTATTTTTTCAGATAAATATGCTCATGATGAAAAGAATACAAATggatttattaaaagagCAAGTATTAAAGTATTAAAtgatatgaaagaaaaaaatgtgaaagaaacaaaagaagagttttctttttatgaTGAAAGTACAACTTATATGACACCACCAACATCtgttaaaagaagaaaattcaATAGATCAAGTTATCATGTTATGAACCCAGAACATTCATATGaatttacaaataaaatCAGAATGAAAAGAAATCTATCCATTCCAGATTTTTCAACACCTGATAAAAGtatacaaaaacaaaaaaaaataaaagctGCTACGACAAAGAATAAAGCAAGTCATCTAGaattttctcatttttaa
- a CDS encoding zinc finger protein, putative: MKKKKVIKLKESYAPKSSYFTKDALLTNIFQQSSENFVLDVECKNSQLIVNCINKLHKKNLQTKLKAINELMSYLSKYDEATVGHFFPSFLSVYKKLIYHPNYNLRESLNMSLKIFIEKIKTKIKKHINVFLPPLFLSFFDYSKNVKQVSNDILSLLFPLKEDLDRGEEKSSEEEKKEKGNAGKIKLYNDNKLYLNVKKLNINITNFYNCLIYIKNDLDEEALGYIKNRENSDDYHKSVYLFNVLCFYPSLLYMIIKFCKMNILEECKNDLNNMEDKLINNNMNGSIEYNHYYNNNDKWNLKNDIYLSKVRDIFKIQYNNFSNTYNSFFLNINIIYKENKDDVRLQKMLYLCVYNIIYLLKKIKINFMTLNNENVNESLCNYICSIINNKEEYIYKTINHLLLLLFFMDNRKIIKENFLKSYLSLVKQNKIYSNDVFNYNICLFLFLFKKEDIEEYFFFFFFLFYFLLLNNNKSCIVIYYDILLHLYDYFSFISIQQIQKNEKEGTNTIISNNDGNQESIMVHDIKETQTNVDDINIKNMEGTNINLLDSIKEKDNINNKLYVDEKYCSYVLCLHILLLPLEMILIQKKLLDCNYSYKNKDLYENLINRYYCNKKKINPKKDVKEKDKFDDLRKKIKDTNIDEKHFLLTFINFINSSKNKNDIIFSSLDLISVYVNNMYDELNKRNQNDILKNHICNDDKNDKILKDENNKNNYNESYNITNKKNRSQSEYVEYYEVLHFLFQLFSEIKNVLFSTDLSCHENVIIITRNKYISTLKIIFINTFMLIKNNHYKLINIVKNNMLLFKFFFSHTKEEPPSPSSLILSPLSSSFSLIIIFDIINKILSDNNINKDIYFDSLNVGLNVLYMFFVMYNQSTYYVELAKMFFSIVLCEPVDEDKAEEKFKVCIDVLQFMRRENIKFLDLSYEILRIYYHYIMNKCKDEDLLKTFYELIYEDEKTNRNKFLFDRQFYIDLFYVHKEKMYLTQSLPDITFCSFFCKLVLENLITYDCRDDTTNKNNLYVYFLLLTLLRVDFNYDEKLVQLFMTLDKKILLRYMEVLRSIYKNCRDDESATYGNGRIEKNILHSIMDDPYDDNTYDDNTCDDNTYDDNTYDDNTYDDNTYDDNTYDDNTYDDNTYDNNTYDNNYCDDNGRRTKEEGGYLFLLEIYKSYIYCGINYEMDNMEKKNLKREDNINNIKNDCDNVEEEENDFCVASNNKDENINNMNNILNKKEEKKIEQYVFIKRKNILSSSFINRLLFLYKLYYDIYKGLDFTHVIHCTYYFCLDVVEPNDIKITEELWSPSENYIKLEDSFFDYIYANMKSKKLYKFLKNVYIKEKDINQMDNYKKYDNLNLYFIIYKYMKKNRMLTCVRKKLISDIMKRTNKNNITFVNIIYVMKNIQDNKIFKICKALLKYMYDKNYIFLDEILYYLKDIKVKNNVYFKLKIFLYKEFIIKKVLMLKNVQCVEKKNFMKNEDIEMNTNEIYNMDNEDNEDNEDNEDNEDNEDNEDNEDNEDNEDNEDNEDNEDNKDNKDNEDNEDNEDNEDNKDNEDNDDEKINETPNLMLYNNNNSCPYIKILEMIKKYVPDYLHFYIDNNFKLNVKNEIQYLNLFHHLIYISKYTSFNLYIYKSVQKALYESLQIISLSNYDIIFYSLEFVLRSPNYFSFFIENNMVTVNKENIFLNYSFYLKTYYKKIYDKYISVYKNKRIVLNNILSNTYNVQKNCIEHNNNKENIIKISQKNQKRNKIKNKQLYEYNKGVHFLRFMYELLEQHREVILFRNLVESKTFIQTLIKIIYFILSIYSCRKNNNMINERYKDICIKILGHMLKHEEKYKNQDNININGTKKINRSNNNYNNSSSCCFPIIVDQDNNSQTHLHAIYKIYLLSLKFCVTEYFEYFEGMNIFFNNVKNIHFDSIKKHEEKKILDIYINTYYLYILFSNMEKFKENKIFIDKTFSLLFLNCLFIKRLHDLKNEGNPIFQEINKYLCINNDTHNEFLYFIIEENMKRGEKNVEQKNNTMDNNNNDENNGHSGDEKSGHHNDDQKSGHHNDDQKSVHSDDQKSVHSDDQKSVHSDDQKSVHSDDEIIGDNNFLEDNQSNINEENNKIFKIEGKENDYTYDKLNNIYVEEVEHMSDSSLNLTDDDIVSNFLCFEKIKKKKMNDLKKKKKSNENGRYQVNNTCLDKNIKHENNSNNIYNIDNDNIKNRYDNKTCTNNIKTKKNKSLYFLKKSLKNPFLLIDINKNILDLYTFLLEMNYLKILLSMLNICLSSEYFIYDSDTYQQFLLFIESNNFNIFHFFKDIKEIDCCLIQKNDSLKNAKKTKVYIFFFSLYLTLLLITTYPNESIIIINQNKLYNIITFNQIIFSNLIINYQLNQLKIISTQYVNTTYSYDPLSKILSFKYKIKEDENEQFEDMTAKLTLTFLPNYPFSHFIISDKIESLDKKAYIHNSIKSMYKYARNGDINEIFIKFDNIMNNYFENKAQCNICFMLLYDKKTCDKNCLKCKASYHSHCLHKWFLTSHNTKCPSCQMQFC; the protein is encoded by the exons atgaagaaaaagaaagttATCAAATTAAAAGAGAGCTATGCTCCTAAAAGCAGTTACT TTACGAAAGACGCCTTACTTACCAACATTTTTCAACAAAGCAGTGAGAATTTCGTTTTAGATGTCGAATGTAAAAATTCTCAGCTCATAGTAAATTGTATTAACAAATTACATAAGAAAAATCTTCAAACAAAACTAAAAGCAATAAAT GAATTAATGTCATATTTAAGTAAATATGACGAAGCAACAGTAGGCCATTTTTTTCCATCCTTTTTAAGTgtttacaaaaaattaatatatcatccaaattataatttgagagaaa GTTTGAATATGAGCTTGAAAATTTTCATAGAGAAAATAAAGACCAAGATAAAAAAACacataaatgtatttttacCTCCTttgtttttatcttttttcgATTATAGTAAAAAT GTTAAGCAAGTTTCGAACGATATCCTTTCGCTACTGTTTCCTTTGAAAGAAGACTTAGACAGAGGAGAAGAAAAATCAAGCgaagaggaaaaaaaagaaaaaggaaatgcTGGCAAGATAAAACTAtacaatgataataaattatatttgaatgtaaaaaaattgaatataaacataacaaatttttataattgtttaatatatataaaaaatgatttagATGAAGAAGCTTTgggttatataaaaaaccGAGAAAATTCTGATGATTATCATAAaagtgtatatttatttaatgtattatgtttttatccttctttattatatatgataataaagttTTGTAAGATGAATATATTAGAAGAATGTAAAAATGATTTGAATAATATGGAAGATAAgcttattaataataatatgaatggtTCTATAgaatataatcattattataataataatgataaatggAATTTGAAGAATGATATATATCTCTCCAAAGTAAgagatatttttaaaatacaatataataatttttcaaacacctataattcttttttcctaaatataaatattatttataaagaaaataaagatgatGTAAGGTtacaaaaaatgttatatttatgtgtttataatattatatatttattaaaaaaaataaaaataaattttatgacTTTAAATAATGAGAATGTTAACGAATCCttatgtaattatatttgttcaattataaataataaagaagaatatatatataagactattaatcatttattattacttttattttttatggataataggaaaataataaaagaaaattttttaaagagTTATTTGTCTTTagtaaaacaaaacaaaatatattcaaatgatgtttttaattataatatatgtttgttcctatttttattcaaaaaaGAGGATATagaagaatatttttttttcttttttttccttttttattttttattattaaataataataaatcatgtattgttatttattatgatattttattacatttatatgattatttttcatttataagtATACAgcaaatacaaaaaaatgagaAGGAAGGAACTAACACGATAATTAGTAATAATGATGGAAATCAAGAATCAATAATGGTACATGATATAAAAGAGACACAAACCAATGTCGacgatataaatattaaaaacatgGAGGgaacaaatataaatctgTTGGATAgtataaaagaaaaggataacataaataataaattgtatgtggatgaaaaatattgttCCTACGTTTTATgtctacatatattattattaccctTAGAAATGATATTAATACAAAAGAAGTTATTAGATTGtaattattcttataaaaataaagatctttatgaaaatttgataaatagatattattgtaataagaaaaaaataaatcctAAAAAGGATGTAAAGGAAAAAGACAAATTTGAtgatttaagaaaaaaaataaaggataCAAACATCGATGAAAAACATTTCTTGTtaacatttataaattttataaattcatcaaaaaataaaaatgatataatatttagtTCTCTTGATTTAATAAgtgtatatgtaaataatatgtatgatgaattaaataaaagaaatcaAAATGACATTctaaaaaatcatatatgtaatgatgataagaatgataaaatattaaaagatgaaaataataaaaataattataatgagtCATATAACATTACTAATAAGAAGAATAGGAGTCAATCTGAATATGTAGAATATTATGAagtattacattttttatttcaattATTTtcagaaattaaaaatgttcTCTTTAGTACAGATTTATCTTGTCATGAAAacgttataataataacaagaaataaatatatatccacattaaaaattatttttataaatacatttatgttaataaaaaataatcactataaattaataaacatagttaaaaataatatgttattattcaaattttttttttcccacaCGAAAGAGGAACCACCATCACcatcatcattaatattatcaccGTTATCATCGTCCTTTTCtttgattataatatttgatattattaacaaaatattgagtgataataatataaataaagatatatattttgattctCTGAATGTTGGATTAAATGTactttatatgttttttgtTATGTATAATCAGTCAACATATTATGTTGAGCTAGCCAAAATGTTTTTTTCG attgTCCTTTGTGAACCCGTAGACGAAGACAAAGCTGAAGAGAAATTCAAAGTCTGCATAGATGTACTTCAATTTATGAGGAGAGAAAATATAAAGTTCCTAGATCTGTCATATGAGATTTTAagaatttattatcattatataatgaataaatgTAAGGATgaagatttattaaaaacGTTTTAcgaattaatatatgaagaTGAGAAAACaaatagaaataaatttttatttgacagacaattttatattgatttattttatgttcataaagaaaaaatgtatttaacTCAATCGTTGCCTGACATAACATTTTGTAGTTTCTTTTGTAAATTAGTTTTAGAAAATTTGATAACATATGATTGTAGGGATGATACTACAAATAAGAACAACTTGTATGTATACTTTTTACTTTTAACATTGTTAAGAGTAGATTTTAATTATGACGAAAAGTTGGTTCAATTATTTATGACGCtggacaaaaaaatattattaagatATATGGAGGTGTTACgttcaatatataaaaattgtagGGATGATGAGAGTGCAACGTATGGTAATGGaagaatagaaaaaaatatattacatagtATTATGGACGATccttatgatgataatacttatgatgataatacttgtgatgataatacttatgatgataatacatatgatgataatacatatgatgataatacatatgatgataatacatatgatgataatacatatgatgataatacatatgataataatacatatgataataattattgtgATGATAATGGACGACGAACTAAAGAAGAAGGaggttatttatttttacttgaaatatataaatcatacaTTTATTGTGGCATAAATTATGAAATGGATAATATGGAAAAGAAGAATTTAAAGAGAGAagacaatataaataatattaaaaatgattgTGATAATGTTGAAGAAGAGGAAAACGATTTTTGTGTAGCATCTAATAATAAGGATGAGAACATcaacaatatgaataatatattaaataagaaagaggaaaaaaaaatagaacaatatgtttttataaaaagaaaaaatatcttAAGTTCAAGTTTTATTAAcagattattatttttatataaattatattatgatatatataagggACTAGATTTTACACATGTTATACAttgtacatattatttttgtttagaTGTGGTTGAACCTAATGATATTAAAATAACAGAAGAATTATGGTCACCTtcagaaaattatataaaattagaaGATTCGttttttgattatatatatgcaaatATGAAatctaaaaaattatataaatttcttaaaaatgtatatataaaagaaaaagatataaaccAAAtggataattataaaaaatatgataatttaaatttatattttattatttataaatatatgaaaaagaacAGAATGTTAACTTGTGTACGAAAAAAACTTATATCCGATATAATGAAgagaacaaataaaaataatattacttttgttaatattatatatgttatgaaaaatatacaagataataaaatttttaaaatatgtaagGCTCTATTAAAATACATGTATgataagaattatatatttttagatgagatattatattatttaaaagatataaaagtgaaaaataatgtatatttcaaattgaagatttttttatataaagagtttataataaaaaaggtaCTTATGTTAAAAAATGTGCAGTgtgtagaaaaaaaaaattttatgaaaaatgaagatatagaaatgaatacaaatgaaatataCAACATGGACAATGAagataatgaagataatgaagataatgaagataatgaagataatgaagataatgaagataatgaagataatgaagataatgaagataatgaagataatgaagataatgaagataataaagataataaagataatgaagataatgaagataatgaagataatgaagataataaagataatgaagataatgatgatgaaaagatAAACGAAACACCCAAtttaatgttatataataataataattcttgtccttatataaaaatattagaaaTGATTAAAAAGTACGTTCCcgattatttacatttttatattgataataattttaaattaaatgtaaaaaatgaaatacaatatttaaatttatttcatcatttaatatatataagtaaatatacatcttttaatttatatatttataaaagtgTACAAAAAGCTTTATATGAATCTTTACAAATTATATCTTTATCAAATTAtgatatcatattttattctcTAGAATTTGTTTTACGTAGTCCtaattatttttccttttttattgaaaataatatggtTACggtaaataaagaaaatatctttttaaattattctttttatttaaagacatattataaaaagatatatgataaatatattagtgtatataaaaataaaagaatcgtattaaataatattctatCTAATACGTATAACGTACAAAAGAATTGTAtcgaacataataataataaagagaatataattaaaatatcacagaaaaatcaaaaaagaaataaaataaaaaataaacaattatatgaatataataaaggaGTTCACTTCTTAAGATTTATGTATGAATTATTAGAACAACATAGGGAAGTCATATTATTCCGTAATCTTGTTGAAAGTAAAACGTTTATACAgacattaataaaaattatatatttcatattatctatatatagctgtagaaaaaataacaatatgataaatgaaaggtataaagatatatgtataaaaatattaggaCATATGTTGAAGCAtgaggaaaaatataaaaaccaAGATAATATCAACATAAATGGtactaaaaaaataaaccgtagtaacaataattataataatagtagtagctGTTGTTTTCCCATTATTGTTGATCAAGATAATAATTCACAGACACATTTGCATGccatatacaaaatatatcttcTATCTTTAAAATTTTGTGTCACagaatattttgaatattttgaaggtatgaacattttttttaacaatgTCAAGAACATACATTTTGAtagtataaaaaaacatgaagaaaaaaaaattcttgatatatatataaatacctattatttatatatcttattttcTAATATGGAAAagtttaaagaaaataaaatatttatagacAAAACCTTTTCGTTGCTCTTTTTAAATTGCTTATTTATAAAACGGTTGcatgatttaaaaaatgaaggtAATCCTATTTTtcaagaaataaataaatatttatgtataaataatgacACCCACAATgaattcttatattttattattgagGAGAATATGAAGAGGGGTGAAAAGAATGTGgaacaaaaaaacaacaccatggataataataataatgatgaaaataatggtCATAGTGGTGATGAAAAAAGTGGTCATCATAATGATGATCAAAAGAGTGGTCATCATAATGATGATCAAAAGAGTGTCCATAGTGATGATCAAAAGAGTGTCCATAGTGATGATCAAAAGAGTGTCCATAGTGATGATCAAAAGAGTGTCCATAGTGATGATGAAATAAttggtgataataatttcCTTGAAGATAACCAAtctaatataaatgaagagaataataaaatctTCAAGATTGAGGGCAAGGAAAATGATTATACATATGATAAGTTAAATAACATATACGTTGAAGAGGTTGAACATATGAGTGATAGTAGTTTAAATTTAACGGATGATGATATTGTAAGTAACTTTTTATGTTTtgagaaaataaagaaaaaaaaaatgaatgatttaaaaaagaaaaagaaatcaaACGAAAATGGAAGGTATCAAGTTAATAATACATGTTTagataagaatataaaacatgaaaataattcaaataatatatacaatattgataatgataatattaagaaCAGATATGACAATAAGACATgtactaataatataaaaaccaagaaaaataaatctttatactttttaaaaaaaagtttaaaaaatccatttttattaatagatataaataagaacattttagatttatatacttttcttttagaaatgaattatttaaaaatacttTTATCTATGTTAAACATATGTTTATCAtctgaatattttatatatgattcgGATACATATcaacaatttttattatttatagaaagtaataattttaatatatttcatttttttaaagatataaaagaaatagatTGTTgtttaattcaaaaaaatgattCTTTAAAGAATgcgaaaaaaacaaaagtatatatatttttcttttccttataTTTAACATTATTACTTATAACAACATATCCAAATGAatctataataataataaatcaaaataaattatataatataattacatttAATCAAATCATCTTTTcgaatttaataataaattatcaaCTGAATCAactaaaaattatatcaaCTCAATATGTTAACACAACATATTCGTATGATCCTTTATCCAAAATATtgtcttttaaatataaaataaaggaaGATGAAAATGAACAATTTGAAGACATGACGGCAAAACTAACTTTGACTTTTCTTCCGAATTATCCATTttctcattttattataagtGATAAGATAGAATCGTTag aTAAGAAGGCGTATATTCACAATTCTATTAAAAGTATGTACAAATATGCAAGAAATGGagatataaatgaaatatttataaaatttgatAACATcatgaataattattttgaaaataagGCACAGTGTAATATTTGTTTCATGCtcttatatgataaaaagacATGTGACAAAAATTGTTTGAAATGTAAAGCATCTTACCACAGCCACTGCCTTCATaa GTGGTTTTTAACGTCACATAATACCAAATGTCCATCATGTCAAATGCAATTTTGTTGA
- a CDS encoding RNA and export factor binding protein, putative, whose product MRDLKKYRDEHRRRKNNYNNKSHGKYYNYNKHDDYKTNNQHNRINKYRGKGSYGSNYEERNNEIRVKISNLDYTISKNDLMELFSNVCKVVNAWINYDHTDRSNGTAVCVFENINDAQKAIDKYDGSEIEGLSIKMEILHKRNYTYKKKYKSRCPW is encoded by the exons ATGAGAGACCTAAAAAAATATCGAG aTGAACACCGGAGaagaaaaaacaattataataataaatcacatggaaaatattataattacaat aaacaCGATGATTATAAAACGAATAACCAACATaatagaataaataaatatagagGGAAAGGTTCCTACGGAAgt aattatgaAGAGAGAAATAATGAGATACGAGTAAAAATATCCAACTTAGATTATACTATTTCAAAAAATGATTTAATG GAATTGTTTAGTAATGTTTGTAAAGTTGTAAATGCTTGGATAAACTATGACCACACAGATAGATCaaat GGTACAGCAGTATGCgtttttgaaaatataaatgatgcaCAAAAGGCTATAGATAAATATGATG GTTCAGAAATTGAAGGATTATCaataaaaatggaaatattacataaaagaaattatacatataaaaagaaatataaaagtcGATGTCCttggtaa